A window of the Enterobacteriaceae bacterium 4M9 genome harbors these coding sequences:
- the fkpB gene encoding FKBP-type peptidyl-prolyl cis-trans isomerase → MSDSVQSDSAVLVHFTLKLEDGSVAESTRAGGKPALFRLGDGSLSEGLEQHLLGLKEGAKTDFTLQPEDAFGTISPDLIQYFSRREFIDAGEPEPGAIMLFTAMDGSEMPGVIRDVNGDSITVDFNHPLAGQTIHFDIEVLDVNPVLEA, encoded by the coding sequence ATGTCTGATTCCGTACAAAGCGACAGCGCAGTGCTGGTGCATTTTACCCTCAAGCTGGAAGATGGTTCTGTGGCTGAGTCAACGCGCGCGGGCGGTAAGCCTGCGCTGTTTCGCCTCGGCGACGGCAGCCTGTCTGAAGGGCTGGAGCAGCACCTGCTCGGCCTGAAAGAAGGGGCGAAAACGGACTTCACGCTACAGCCTGAAGATGCCTTTGGCACTATCAGTCCGGACCTTATCCAGTATTTCTCCCGCCGCGAGTTCATCGATGCCGGTGAGCCGGAGCCGGGTGCGATTATGCTCTTTACCGCAATGGACGGCAGCGAAATGCCTGGCGTGATACGTGATGTTAACGGGGATTCCATTACTGTTGACTTCAACCATCCGCTCGCCGGGCAAACCATCCATTTTGATATTGAGGTACTGGACGTCAATCCGGTACTGGAGGCTTAA